From a single Bradyrhizobium sediminis genomic region:
- the rplA gene encoding 50S ribosomal protein L1 — protein MAIGKRLKKAREGVDREKLYPLADAIKMVKERATSKFDETVEIAINLGVDPRHADQMVRGVVTLPNGTGRTLRVGVFARGAKADEAKAAGADVVGAEDLVEKVQGGQIDFDRCIATPDMMPLVGRLGKVLGPRGMMPNPKIGTVTMDVTSAVKGAKGGSVEFRVEKAGIVQAGIGKASFSEEKLVQNVKALADAVAKAKPAGSKGTYIQRVAVSSTMGPGVKVEPGSLHD, from the coding sequence ATGGCAATCGGAAAACGCTTGAAGAAGGCCCGCGAGGGCGTTGATCGCGAGAAGCTTTATCCGCTCGCGGACGCCATCAAGATGGTCAAGGAACGCGCCACGTCGAAGTTCGATGAGACGGTCGAGATTGCGATCAATCTCGGCGTCGATCCGCGTCACGCCGACCAGATGGTGCGTGGCGTGGTGACCCTGCCGAACGGCACCGGCCGCACCTTGCGCGTCGGCGTGTTCGCGCGCGGCGCCAAGGCCGACGAGGCCAAGGCCGCGGGTGCCGACGTCGTCGGCGCCGAGGACCTGGTCGAGAAGGTGCAGGGCGGTCAGATCGATTTCGACCGCTGTATCGCCACTCCCGACATGATGCCGCTGGTCGGACGCCTCGGTAAGGTGCTCGGCCCGCGCGGCATGATGCCGAACCCGAAGATCGGCACCGTGACCATGGACGTCACGTCAGCCGTGAAGGGCGCCAAGGGCGGTTCGGTCGAGTTCCGCGTCGAGAAGGCCGGCATCGTGCAGGCCGGTATCGGCAAGGCGTCGTTCTCGGAAGAAAAGCTGGTGCAGAACGTCAAGGCGCTTGCGGACGCGGTCGCCAAGGCGAAGCCGGCCGGCTCCAAGGGCACCTACATCCAGCGCGTGGCGGTTTCCTCCACCATGGGCCCGGGCGTGAAGGTCGAGCCCGGAAGCCTGCACGACTGA
- the rplK gene encoding 50S ribosomal protein L11 gives MAKKVTGYLKLQVPAGAANPSPPIGPALGQRGLNIMEFCKAFNAQTQKEEKNTPIPVVITIYADRSFTFEMKTPPMSFFLKQAAKIQSGSKAPGRDKAGKVTKAQVREIAEKKMKDLNCDSIESAMKMVEGSARSMGLEVAG, from the coding sequence ATGGCAAAGAAAGTGACCGGATACCTGAAATTGCAGGTGCCGGCCGGTGCGGCGAACCCTTCGCCCCCGATCGGCCCCGCGCTTGGTCAGCGCGGCCTCAACATCATGGAATTCTGCAAGGCGTTCAACGCGCAGACGCAGAAGGAAGAAAAGAACACCCCGATTCCGGTGGTGATCACGATCTACGCCGATCGTTCGTTCACCTTCGAGATGAAGACCCCGCCGATGTCCTTCTTTCTCAAGCAGGCCGCCAAAATCCAGTCCGGATCGAAAGCCCCGGGCCGCGACAAGGCCGGCAAGGTGACCAAGGCGCAGGTGCGCGAGATCGCCGAGAAGAAGATGAAGGATCTCAATTGCGACTCCATCGAGTCGGCCATGAAGATGGTCGAGGGCTCCGCCCGTTCGATGGGTCTTGAAGTTGCGGGGTAA
- the nusG gene encoding transcription termination/antitermination protein NusG produces MDKRWYIVHAYSNFEKKVAESIREQSKQRGLEDLFEQVLVPTEKVTEVRRGRKIDAERKFFPGYVLVKMKLTDEAFHLIKNTPKVTGFLGAENKPMPISEAEAMRILHQVQEGVERPKASVSFEIGENVRVADGPFASFSGVVEEIDEARSRVKVAVSIFGRATPVELEFGQVEKV; encoded by the coding sequence ATGGACAAGCGCTGGTATATCGTCCACGCCTATTCGAACTTCGAAAAGAAGGTCGCGGAGTCGATCCGCGAACAGTCGAAGCAGCGCGGGCTCGAAGACCTGTTCGAGCAGGTGCTGGTGCCGACCGAAAAGGTCACCGAGGTACGCCGCGGCCGCAAGATCGACGCCGAGCGCAAGTTTTTCCCCGGCTACGTGCTGGTGAAGATGAAGCTCACCGACGAGGCCTTCCATCTGATCAAGAACACCCCGAAGGTGACGGGCTTCCTCGGCGCGGAAAACAAGCCGATGCCGATCTCGGAAGCCGAAGCCATGCGGATCCTGCACCAGGTGCAGGAAGGCGTCGAACGCCCGAAGGCGTCGGTCTCGTTCGAGATCGGCGAGAATGTGCGCGTGGCCGACGGCCCGTTCGCTTCGTTCTCGGGTGTGGTCGAGGAAATCGACGAGGCGCGCTCGCGCGTGAAGGTCGCCGTGTCGATCTTCGGCCGCGCCACGCCGGTCGAACTGGAATTCGGTCAGGTCGAGAAGGTCTGA
- the secE gene encoding preprotein translocase subunit SecE: MAFSPFKFLQEVRSETAKVTWPTRRETTITTIMVFVMVALASIFFFAADQIIRVLVTFLLGIH, encoded by the coding sequence ATGGCTTTCAGCCCGTTCAAGTTCCTGCAGGAAGTGCGCTCGGAGACCGCCAAGGTCACCTGGCCGACCCGGCGCGAGACCACGATCACCACGATCATGGTGTTTGTGATGGTCGCGCTGGCCTCGATCTTCTTCTTCGCCGCGGATCAGATCATCCGCGTCCTCGTCACCTTTTTGCTCGGTATCCACTGA